In Tenebrio molitor chromosome 6, icTenMoli1.1, whole genome shotgun sequence, one genomic interval encodes:
- the LOC138132569 gene encoding transient receptor potential cation channel protein painless-like, which produces MSATNKTQTSDNNLTPTELLLESVKKNDLETIENLIKDNKALLSDKHPYTGKTILSTACSEEGIQPSTIEILIELGADLEGDAENKPVHLAAQNPESDILKTVIKHLKPGQINDTVDGNTPLLSLVKCLRIEVNDEIFCENIRLLLKNGANVNQSDRKHLSAIFWAAKNGYKNAIKTILEESVDHVDLDTHQLRNQSARDLIKKKDLYSRPLPEKILHEAPKEKLFSLLKLSKQQEFIDYFDTSPLRHSINLDDGTSTILQYGCENGLSEVVRYLLNKRVNVNLTVKNNEKRPIELVAERGYYEIFRMLLDAPNVEIPSSVLCYIIKQSDATKFPNINHEKCCKMLLKKLMLPEELESNRKIIVDVNGEDTMKNTPLHYALRYADEETTQQLLKLGASLASKNDFGIMPIEDIKPELLEKHLNECIKFNSKEKNYDDFKVTFNYNTLIPMSKNQSKSNPESGNYLCNEVTAETEMFAYMSQSPELKRLLKHPVIVSFLLMKWHKIRLLFYTNLLFYILFVVSLIIYIFTCYVNFDAETSSDFCTALGNSFWYILNVTLWILVLRELFQITISPMKYFQNFANYIEILLIIITIMILYVNSPSIEKQLASVAILLVALELVLMSEQHPKLSTYAVMLKTVSANFFKLLLWYFLLLIAFALSFYILFHDDSFDNPLKSIFQTIIMLTGELDADSIKFDTYNIASRLIFLLFVFMITIVLFNLLNGLAVGDTQTIRSDAELVAHTSRVQHMYYIESMLVDNKLPSFVNIFKKKLFKSLSKKIWLFTSAGNYRLTVLPNDHGKIYYDDNSTCHTRSFLSTCIKKCSDTYVDKTTLKRICSLVEMITRSTTSTTTAAATTINVEELYNEIQNLKMKLDQFMQMTSASTNDN; this is translated from the coding sequence ATGAGTGcgacaaataaaacacaaacaagCGACAACAACCTCACACCGACGGAACTTCTTTTGGAAAGTGTCAAGAAAAACGACTTAGAAACgatagaaaatttaattaaggaTAATAAAGCACTGCTATCCGATAAGCATCCTTATACTGGTAAAACAATTCTATCTACAGCTTGTTCAGAAGAGGGAATTCAGCCATCAACAATCGAGATTTTAATAGAATTGGGAGCCGACCTCGAAGGAGATGCTGAAAACAAACCTGTACACTTAGCCGCCCAAAACCCTGAAAGTGACATTcttaaaactgtaataaaGCATCTCAAACCTGGACAAATCAATGATACAGTTGACGGAAACACACCCTTACTTTCCCTTGTCAAATGTCTGAGAATTGAGGTAAacgacgaaattttttgtgaaaatatcaggttgttattaaaaaatggagcTAATGTTAATCAGAGTGACCGTAAACATCTGTCGGCCATCTTTTGGGCTGCTAAAAATGGCTACAAAAATGCAATCAAAACCATCTTAGAAGAGAGTGTAGATCATGTAGATTTGGATACTCACCAACTTCGAAATCAAAGTGCAAGAGACCTCATAAAAAAGAAAGACCTTTACAGTAGACCATTACCTGAAAAGATCTTGCATGAAGCTCCTAAAGAAAAACTCTtttctttattgaaattatcaAAACAACAAGAATTTATCGATTACTTCGATACTTCACCTCTAAGGCATTCTATTAATTTGGACGACGGAACTTCGACGATTCTACAATACGGTTGTGAAAACGGTTTAAGTGAAGTTGTTAGATACCTTCTCAATAAGCGTGTCAACGTCAATTTAACCGTCAAAAATAACGAAAAAAGACCTATCGAATTGGTTGCCGAACGCGGTTACTATGAAATTTTTCGAATGTTGCTGGATGCCCCTAATGTGGAAATCCCATCAAGTGTTTTATGTTATATTATAAAACAATCAGACGCGACAAAATTCCCCAATATCAACCACGAAAAGTGTTGCAAGATGCTCCTAAAGAAACTAATGCTGCCGGAGGAACTAGAATCGAATAGAAAAATCATCGTAGATGTTAACGGAGAAGACACCATGAAAAATACTCCTCTTCATTATGCATTACGTTACGCTGACGAAGAAACTACTCAACAACTGCTAAAACTGGGAGCTTCTTTAGCTTCTAAAAACGACTTTGGAATAATGCCTATAGAAGATATAAAACCAGAATTACTGGAAAAACATCTCAACGAATGTATTAAGTTTAATTCTAAGGAAAAGAATTATGACGATTTTAAGGTAACTTTTAATTATAACACTTTGATTCCCATGAGCAAAAATCAAAGCAAATCTAATCCTGAAAGTGGAAATTATCTTTGCAATGAAGTAACAGCTGAAACTGAAATGTTTGCTTACATGAGCCAATCTCCGGAATTAAAGCGTTTACTTAAACATCCTGTCATAGTCAGCTTTTTATTAATGAAGTGGCATAAAATCCGGTTATTGTTTTACACTAAtctattattttatatattgtttgttgtatctttgatcatttatatttttacttgCTATGTCAATTTTGATGCAGAAACTTCCTCAGATTTTTGTACAGCACTTGGTAATTCATTTTGGTATATTCTCAATGTAACATTGTGGATTTTAGTGCTACGAGAACTTTTTCAAATCACTATATCACCAATGAagtatttccaaaattttgcaaattacattgaaattttgttaattataattactATTATGATATTATATGTGAACTCTCCATCTATTGAGAAGCAGTTGGCATCCGTGGCAATTCTTTTAGTAGCTCTTGAATTAGTCTTGATGAGTGAACAGCACCCCAAACTCTCAACATACGCTGTAATGTTAAAAACCGTTTCAGCTAACTTCTTCAAATTATTACTTTGGTATTTTCTATTACTCATAGCATTTGCTCTTAGTTTTTATATTCTCTTTCATGACGATTCATTTGACAATCCCCTTAAATCTATTTTCCAAACTATAATCATGTTAACAGGTGAACTTGATGCAGATTCCATCAAATTTGATACCTACAATATTGCCAGCAGATtgattttcttattatttgttttcatgataactattgttttatttaatctgTTAAACGGCCTAGCTGTGGGTGATACGCAAACGATTAGAAGTGACGCCGAGCTTGTGGCACACACTAGCAGAGTTCAACACATGTATTATATTGAAAGTATGCTCGTTGATAATAAGCTGCCATCATTCGTgaacatttttaagaaaaaattgttcaaatcATTATCTAAGAAAATATGGCTTTTTACATCTGCGGGAAATTATCGATTAACTGTATTACCTAACGATCATGGTAAAATATATTATGATGATAATTCGACATGTCATACAAGGTCATTTCTTTCCACCTGCATCAAGAAGTGTTCAGATACGTATGTTGATAAAACAACTCTTAAAAGAATTTGTTCCCTTGTTGAAATGATTACACGATCTACTACTTCTACTACCACTGCTGCTGCCACTACTATTAATGTTGAAGAATTATACAACGAAATTCAGAATTTGAAGATGAAACTGGACCAATTTATGCAGATGACTTCAGCGTCTACAAATGACAATTAG
- the LOC138132570 gene encoding gamma-tubulin complex component 2-like isoform X2, with protein sequence MSEFKLQHLVAELLKSLGGKNSPEKLVENLQKSINNSTGKECSGSQVAIQNYVQRIAEDLKNSEPFLSKFEDLKQKNVDCLGPYVQLLYQISQDSGVKSLLYKMAKQHTASEQKTEITRDDLPQVRNRLRREALKKSQNDSYSTSILNVSTTLPRASTPSVTSWVQRRPTLSWDFSCQSFSSYCAAVPAVSQENILIEDLLNVLIGLPGCYIEAEELNDLYGPRTFKINDNVPLPLQELVKQILPIASHYSIIQRFTEEKMRFEFGQVNNALAEVMNSILKEHIIYITQLQDEFLSDNLNLQKLWFYVQKRLHSLGITANIASTISKSDARGGKVLSLLHDHIIGSIGDERTQQRCVGLMEAACVPYMKMLGMWIYRGIISDPISEFLVKDNEVIQKEDMPVDYSADYWDKKYSIEREKIPKFLESVADIILKAGKYLNVIRQCGKPVKNKIRPILYKIEEKHYIEAIENAYKFASQTLLDLVVKEKDLLGRLKSVKHYFLLDQGDFIVAFLTLCEKELSKDVGDVIQGRIESLMDLALRLSSAISDPYKDDLRTELLPYDLQFQMLKILTIQTNLEQDFRTSYDRQKLLVIDSFAFSYEVHWPLSLILNRKSLACYQMIFRHLFYCKYVERMICQVWKCNKVAKKFHFEDAQHYRTAFALRQRMLHCVQNLEYHMMVEVIEPHWCLFLQRIAKVNNVDEILACHCDFLDSCLKDCMLTIPPILRTVTKLLSICVEFCQFMQNEKAFQEKPPSPMETVPSFKDQIALFDVQFSVALINLLDQINDLNRDSSEHDRLFNLLYRLDFNSFYTGHLMKKDFSGLKIGSSG encoded by the exons ATGAGTGAGTTTAAGCTTCAACATTTGGTTGCCGAACTTTTAAAATCGTTGGG CGGGAAAAATTCACCGGAAAAACTCGTCGAAAACTTGCAAAAAAGTATAAACAACAGCACTGGCAAAGAATGTTCAGGGTCACAAGTAGCAATTCAAAATTACGTGCAACGCATCGCTGAAGATTTGAAAAACTCTGAACCTTTCTTGTCAAAGTTTGAGGACCTCAAACAAAAGAA TGTTGATTGTTTAGGCCCTTATGTCCAACTACTGTATCAGATATCACAAGATAGTGGTGTTAAGTCTTTACTGTATAAAATGGCTAAGCAACATACTGCTTCTGAGCAAAAAACTGAAATCACAAGAGATGACTTGCCACAAGTAAGAAATCGACTTCGTAGGGAggcattaaaaaaatcccAGAATGACTCCTACTCTACCAGCATTTTGAATGTGTCTACTACACTTCCTAGAGCTAGTACTCCCTCTGTAACATCATGGGTTCAGAGACGCCCTACTTTGTCATGGGATTTTTCATGTCAAAGTTTTAGTAGTTATTGTGCTGCAGTGCCTGCAGTTTCTCAGGAAAATATACTCATTGAAGATCtcttaaatgttttaataggTCTTCCTGGTTGTTATATAGAAGCTGAAGAGTTAAATGACCTGTATGGACCtagaacttttaaaattaatgacaATGTGCCTCTTCCACTACAAGAATTGGTTAAACAAATCTTGCCTATTGCTAGCCACTATTCAATTATACAGAGATTTACTGAGGAAAAAATGAGGTTTGAGTTTGGCCAGGTCAACAATGCACTAGCAGAAGTAATGAACTCAATATTAAAGGAGcacatt ATTTATATAACACAACTGCAAGATGAATTTCTAAGTGATAATTTGAATTTACAGAAATTGTGGTTTTATGTGCAAAAGCGTTTACACTCTTTGGGAATCACAGCTAATATTGCATCCACAATTAGTAAG TCTGATGCAAGAGGTGGCAAGGTTTTAAGTTTACTTCATGATCATATCATTGGATCAATTGGTGATGAAAGGACTCAACAGAGGTGTGTTGGTCTGATGGAAGCTGCATGTGTTCCATACATGAAGATGTTAGGCATGTGGATATACAGAGGAATCATATCAGATCCAATCAGTGAG TTTTTGGTAAAAGACAACGAAGTTATCCAGAAAGAGGATATGCCTGTAGATTACTCTGCCGATTATTGGGATAAGAAGTATTCAATAGAGAGGGAGAAAATACCAAAGTTTTTAGAATCTGTAGCTGATATAATCTTGAAGgcgggaaaatatttaaacgttATAAGACAATGCG gGAAACCTGTGAAAAATAAGATACGGccgattttatataaaatcgaGGAAAAACATTACATCGAAGCCATAGAAAACGCCTACAAATTTGCCAGTCAAACATTATTAGACCTAGttgtaaaagaaaaagatCTCTTAGGACGATTAAAATCcgtcaaacattattttttactggACCAGGGAGATTTTATCGTggcatttttaacattatgcGAAAAAGAATTAAGCAAGGACGTTGGAGACGTCATCCAGGGCCGTATCGAGTCATTAATGGACTTGGCCTTGAGATTGTCGAGTGCCATAAGTGACCCATACAAAGATGATTTAAGAACTGAGCTGTTGCCGTATGATTTACAGTTCCAAATGCTAAAGATTCTCACAATTCAGACGAATTTGGAACAAG atttccGAACATCGTACGACCGTCAAAAGCTTCTCGTTATCGATTCATTCGCTTTCAGTTATGAAGTCCACTGGCCTCTCTCTCTGATTCTAAATAGAAAATCTTTGGCTTGCTACCAGATGATTTTCAGACACTTGTTCTACTGTAAATACGTGGAAAGAATGATCTGTCAAGTCTGGAAGTGTAACAAGGTCGCCaagaaatttcattttgaagACGCACAACATTACAGAACGGCGTTTGCTCTGCGTCAGAGGATGTTGCATTGTGTTCAGAACTTAGAGTATCACATGATGGTCGAGGTGATAGAGCCTCACTGGTGTCTTTTCTTACAAAGAATCGCAAAG GTGAATAACGTTGACGAAATATTAGCTTGTCATTGTGACTTCTTGGATAGCTGCTTGAAAGACTGTATGCTTACAATACCACCGATTCTCCGCACAGTAACAAAGCTTCTATCTATTTGTGTTGAGTTTTGCCAATTTATGCAG AACGAAAAGGCTTTTCAAGAAAAACCACCGAGTCCCATGGAGACCGTACCTAGTTTTAAAGATCAAATTGCATTATTTGACGTACAATTTTCAGTGGCTCTGATCAACCTTCTGGATCAAATCAATGATCTTAATAGAGACAGCAGTGAACATGATAggttatttaatttgttatacag ATTagattttaattcattttataCTGGCCATTTGATGAAGAAGGATTTCAGTGGACTCAAGATTGGTTCATCAGGTTAA
- the LOC138132570 gene encoding gamma-tubulin complex component 2-like isoform X1, translating to MSEFKLQHLVAELLKSLGGKNSPEKLVENLQKSINNSTGKECSGSQVAIQNYVQRIAEDLKNSEPFLSKFEDLKQKNVDCLGPYVQLLYQISQDSGVKSLLYKMAKQHTASEQKTEITRDDLPQVRNRLRREALKKSQNDSYSTSILNVSTTLPRASTPSVTSWVQRRPTLSWDFSCQSFSSYCAAVPAVSQENILIEDLLNVLIGLPGCYIEAEELNDLYGPRTFKINDNVPLPLQELVKQILPIASHYSIIQRFTEEKMRFEFGQVNNALAEVMNSILKEHIIYITQLQDEFLSDNLNLQKLWFYVQKRLHSLGITANIASTISKSDARGGKVLSLLHDHIIGSIGDERTQQRCVGLMEAACVPYMKMLGMWIYRGIISDPISEFLVKDNEVIQKEDMPVDYSADYWDKKYSIEREKIPKFLESVADIILKAGKYLNVIRQCGKPVKNKIRPILYKIEEKHYIEAIENAYKFASQTLLDLVVKEKDLLGRLKSVKHYFLLDQGDFIVAFLTLCEKELSKDVGDVIQGRIESLMDLALRLSSAISDPYKDDLRTELLPYDLQFQMLKILTIQTNLEQDFRTSYDRQKLLVIDSFAFSYEVHWPLSLILNRKSLACYQMIFRHLFYCKYVERMICQVWKCNKVAKKFHFEDAQHYRTAFALRQRMLHCVQNLEYHMMVEVIEPHWCLFLQRIAKVNNVDEILACHCDFLDSCLKDCMLTIPPILRTVTKLLSICVEFCQFMQRTQQYFVEAELGSLPNSLYESFNQNEKAFQEKPPSPMETVPSFKDQIALFDVQFSVALINLLDQINDLNRDSSEHDRLFNLLYRLDFNSFYTGHLMKKDFSGLKIGSSG from the exons ATGAGTGAGTTTAAGCTTCAACATTTGGTTGCCGAACTTTTAAAATCGTTGGG CGGGAAAAATTCACCGGAAAAACTCGTCGAAAACTTGCAAAAAAGTATAAACAACAGCACTGGCAAAGAATGTTCAGGGTCACAAGTAGCAATTCAAAATTACGTGCAACGCATCGCTGAAGATTTGAAAAACTCTGAACCTTTCTTGTCAAAGTTTGAGGACCTCAAACAAAAGAA TGTTGATTGTTTAGGCCCTTATGTCCAACTACTGTATCAGATATCACAAGATAGTGGTGTTAAGTCTTTACTGTATAAAATGGCTAAGCAACATACTGCTTCTGAGCAAAAAACTGAAATCACAAGAGATGACTTGCCACAAGTAAGAAATCGACTTCGTAGGGAggcattaaaaaaatcccAGAATGACTCCTACTCTACCAGCATTTTGAATGTGTCTACTACACTTCCTAGAGCTAGTACTCCCTCTGTAACATCATGGGTTCAGAGACGCCCTACTTTGTCATGGGATTTTTCATGTCAAAGTTTTAGTAGTTATTGTGCTGCAGTGCCTGCAGTTTCTCAGGAAAATATACTCATTGAAGATCtcttaaatgttttaataggTCTTCCTGGTTGTTATATAGAAGCTGAAGAGTTAAATGACCTGTATGGACCtagaacttttaaaattaatgacaATGTGCCTCTTCCACTACAAGAATTGGTTAAACAAATCTTGCCTATTGCTAGCCACTATTCAATTATACAGAGATTTACTGAGGAAAAAATGAGGTTTGAGTTTGGCCAGGTCAACAATGCACTAGCAGAAGTAATGAACTCAATATTAAAGGAGcacatt ATTTATATAACACAACTGCAAGATGAATTTCTAAGTGATAATTTGAATTTACAGAAATTGTGGTTTTATGTGCAAAAGCGTTTACACTCTTTGGGAATCACAGCTAATATTGCATCCACAATTAGTAAG TCTGATGCAAGAGGTGGCAAGGTTTTAAGTTTACTTCATGATCATATCATTGGATCAATTGGTGATGAAAGGACTCAACAGAGGTGTGTTGGTCTGATGGAAGCTGCATGTGTTCCATACATGAAGATGTTAGGCATGTGGATATACAGAGGAATCATATCAGATCCAATCAGTGAG TTTTTGGTAAAAGACAACGAAGTTATCCAGAAAGAGGATATGCCTGTAGATTACTCTGCCGATTATTGGGATAAGAAGTATTCAATAGAGAGGGAGAAAATACCAAAGTTTTTAGAATCTGTAGCTGATATAATCTTGAAGgcgggaaaatatttaaacgttATAAGACAATGCG gGAAACCTGTGAAAAATAAGATACGGccgattttatataaaatcgaGGAAAAACATTACATCGAAGCCATAGAAAACGCCTACAAATTTGCCAGTCAAACATTATTAGACCTAGttgtaaaagaaaaagatCTCTTAGGACGATTAAAATCcgtcaaacattattttttactggACCAGGGAGATTTTATCGTggcatttttaacattatgcGAAAAAGAATTAAGCAAGGACGTTGGAGACGTCATCCAGGGCCGTATCGAGTCATTAATGGACTTGGCCTTGAGATTGTCGAGTGCCATAAGTGACCCATACAAAGATGATTTAAGAACTGAGCTGTTGCCGTATGATTTACAGTTCCAAATGCTAAAGATTCTCACAATTCAGACGAATTTGGAACAAG atttccGAACATCGTACGACCGTCAAAAGCTTCTCGTTATCGATTCATTCGCTTTCAGTTATGAAGTCCACTGGCCTCTCTCTCTGATTCTAAATAGAAAATCTTTGGCTTGCTACCAGATGATTTTCAGACACTTGTTCTACTGTAAATACGTGGAAAGAATGATCTGTCAAGTCTGGAAGTGTAACAAGGTCGCCaagaaatttcattttgaagACGCACAACATTACAGAACGGCGTTTGCTCTGCGTCAGAGGATGTTGCATTGTGTTCAGAACTTAGAGTATCACATGATGGTCGAGGTGATAGAGCCTCACTGGTGTCTTTTCTTACAAAGAATCGCAAAG GTGAATAACGTTGACGAAATATTAGCTTGTCATTGTGACTTCTTGGATAGCTGCTTGAAAGACTGTATGCTTACAATACCACCGATTCTCCGCACAGTAACAAAGCTTCTATCTATTTGTGTTGAGTTTTGCCAATTTATGCAG CGGACGCAGCAATACTTTGTGGAAGCTGAACTCGGTTCATTGCCAAACTCATTGTATGAGTCATTCAATCAG AACGAAAAGGCTTTTCAAGAAAAACCACCGAGTCCCATGGAGACCGTACCTAGTTTTAAAGATCAAATTGCATTATTTGACGTACAATTTTCAGTGGCTCTGATCAACCTTCTGGATCAAATCAATGATCTTAATAGAGACAGCAGTGAACATGATAggttatttaatttgttatacag ATTagattttaattcattttataCTGGCCATTTGATGAAGAAGGATTTCAGTGGACTCAAGATTGGTTCATCAGGTTAA
- the LOC138132572 gene encoding uncharacterized protein has translation MSYTTSRTGQPCCFTSVISVPIHIIKRMRIRQCSIMDISLLKRVNSNQNCCVYGCRSVRKNNSHLMYHQFPKSEEQVFIIDEFGNSKLSNRKKLWEEKLRLGNKSTKSMAVCSRHFKEDDYTCSGWSSRKRLSPSAVPSLNLPDNHSDVWTMDKRSKRFRSVFRRQSASWLPTISVHINQLSESIFPDIEAAQTLLTLSKSNENCHKATKKCVNIGVQTDFSILHRNENLVTTPEVTRISDLIENEQELALISGINSCTLFDTIVSLVISANESPIHSLLCPHKRVLLTLMKLKLDVAYSDLAALFHLSSRTCKTIFYNTVSELSIILKRIIHLPPLDELKNRLPECFQEFDKVRLVLDTVEILVQSNPQHCCQTKTYSRHKGTTTVKFMTGISPTGVINFVSPAYGGRVSDKIIFEQSKLIKKLDMYKDEIITDRGFLVKEICDNHNIRLIQSSSKKYNVKEDNLKIAEARCHIERTSQRVRAFKMLSNRLPSNLIPLSEDIVTVVCGIVNMSNPYLINGNFFKLLFDDNFVTLNKDVSRVLILKP, from the exons ATGTCATATACTACGTCACGCACAGGACAACCATGCTGTTTCACATCTGTCATTTCAGTACCGATTCACATTATTAAACGAATGCGAATTCGTCAGTGTAGCATAATGGATATCAGTTTGTTAAAACGTGTAAACAGCAATCAGAACTGTTGCGTTTATGGATGTAGATCAGTTCGCAAGAACAACAGCCATTTAATGTATCATCAGTTTCCAAAATCGGAGGAACAAGTTTTTATTATTGATGAGTTCGGTAATTCTAAATTATCCAATCGGAAAAAATTATGGGAGGAAAAACTTCGATTAGGAAATAAATCGACAAAAAGTATGGCTGTATGTTCTCGCCATTTCAAAGAAGACGATTATACTTGCTCTG GATGGAGCAGTAGAAAGAGATTATCACCATCAGCAGTACCCAGTTTGAACCTTCCAGACAATCATAGTGATGTGTGGACTATGGATAAAAGAAGTAAACGTTTTCGTTCAGTGTTTAGGAGACAGTCAGCATCTTGGTTGCCCACAATCTCTGTCCATATTAATCAACTAAGTGAAAGTATATTCCCTGACATCGAAGCTGCCCAGACCTTGCTAACATTAAGCAAATCTAATGAAAATTGTCACAAAGctacaaaaaaatgtgtgaaTATTGGAGTACAAACAGACTTCTCAATTTTACATAGGAATGAAAATTTAGTCACTACACCAGAAGTAACTAGAATTTCTGATTTAATAGAGAATGAACAGGAATTAGCTTTAATAAGTGGAATAAATAGCTGCACGTTGTTTGACACTATTGTGTCGCTAGTTATAAGCGCAAATGAAAGCCCTATACACAGTTTATTATGTCCCCACAAACGGGTTCTGTTAACTTTAATGAAACTCAAATTAGATGTGGCATACTCTGATTTGGCAGCTCTATTTCATCTTTCATCAAGAACCTGTAAAACTATATTTTATAACACTGTTTCCGAACTGTCCATAATTTTGAAGAGAATAATACATTTGCCACCTTTAGATGAACTAAAAAATCGCCTTCCCGAATGTTTTCAGGAGTTCGATAAGGTGCGATTGGTGTTGGATACTGTAGAAATACTTGTACAAAGCAATCCGCAACATTGTTGCCAAACGAAGACATATTCCCGTCATAAAGGTACTACAACCGTTAAATTTATGACGGGAATTAGTCCAACAGgtgtaataaattttgttagTCCGGCGTACGGTGGTCGTGTGTCGGATAAGATCATTTTTGAGCAGAGCAAATTAATTAAGAAGTTGGATATGTACAAAGATGAAATAATAACTGATAGAGGATTTTTGGTTAAGGAAATTTGTGATAATCATAACATACGTCTGATTCAGTCTTCTAGCAAGAAATATAATGTCAAAGaagacaatttgaaaatagCGGAAGCTCGTTGCCATATTGAGAGAACCAGTCAGCGTGTCAGagcttttaaaatgttgtcaaATCGTTTACCATCTAATTTAATTCCTTTATCAGAAGATATTGTTACAGTGGTGTGTGGTATTGTGAATATGTCTAATCCGTATTTAAtaaatggtaatttttttaaattattgtttgatGATAATTTTGTAACGTTAAATAAAGATGTGTCAAGAGTACTTATACTAAAGCCTTAA